One region of Chlamydia psittaci 6BC genomic DNA includes:
- the rbp7 gene encoding reticulate body protein Rbp-7 produces MTHTITLLTTDNNTEELKQALQRITTAYSCVLGSSHEQENADQIYEVCQAESTLSVEASKIVSVAEGTLLSCCCK; encoded by the coding sequence ATGACGCATACAATTACACTATTGACTACTGACAACAATACTGAAGAGCTTAAACAAGCACTTCAAAGGATTACCACAGCTTATTCATGTGTTCTTGGATCTTCACATGAACAAGAAAATGCTGATCAGATTTACGAAGTTTGCCAAGCTGAGAGTACTCTTTCTGTTGAGGCAAGTAAGATAGTTTCTGTTGCTGAAGGAACCTTATTGTCTTGTTGTTGTAAATAG
- the ispE gene encoding 4-(cytidine 5'-diphospho)-2-C-methyl-D-erythritol kinase — protein MDLFSPAKLNLFLKLHGKTAHGFHEMTTLYQVINFGDSLSLESSSEDSLICNLPELNTPQNLIWKSVQVFRDYTKIYSPVAWRLYKRIPIGSGMGGGSSNAATALYALNQHFQTQLSNDVLQELGKKIGMDVPLFFSLGSALGIGCGEQILPYENDRGDERYVLYFSDQAVLTKDAFSYVRPEDFSKREECLSLYERNNDLEKSVFRFRRDLEEKKDMLKRIWSPFDAHVSMSGAGATLFVSYPKEIETDPSIVKAIHATIHNSQGMLVNSLRKYTGWFEHCDSLFTTTRQ, from the coding sequence ATGGATCTTTTTTCTCCAGCAAAACTCAATCTCTTTTTAAAGCTTCACGGCAAAACAGCTCATGGCTTCCACGAGATGACAACCCTATACCAAGTCATCAATTTTGGAGATAGCCTGAGCTTAGAGAGTAGTAGTGAAGATTCTCTTATTTGTAATCTACCAGAATTAAATACTCCTCAAAATCTCATATGGAAAAGTGTTCAGGTTTTCAGAGACTACACCAAAATCTACAGTCCTGTTGCTTGGCGGTTGTATAAGCGTATTCCTATAGGATCTGGTATGGGAGGCGGCAGTAGCAATGCTGCTACAGCACTCTATGCTTTAAATCAACATTTCCAAACGCAACTATCCAATGATGTTCTGCAAGAGCTAGGGAAAAAGATTGGCATGGATGTCCCTCTGTTCTTCTCATTGGGATCTGCTCTAGGCATAGGATGTGGCGAGCAAATCCTTCCTTACGAAAACGATCGTGGCGATGAAAGGTATGTCCTCTATTTCTCAGACCAAGCTGTCTTGACTAAAGACGCTTTTTCTTATGTACGCCCCGAAGATTTTTCTAAAAGGGAAGAATGCTTATCTTTATACGAGAGAAACAATGATTTAGAAAAGTCCGTGTTTCGTTTTCGTAGGGATCTTGAAGAGAAAAAAGACATGCTAAAAAGGATATGGAGTCCTTTTGATGCTCACGTTAGTATGTCTGGGGCCGGGGCAACGCTATTTGTAAGTTATCCCAAGGAAATCGAAACAGACCCCTCCATAGTTAAAGCTATCCATGCAACTATCCACAATAGCCAGGGTATGCTCGTAAATAGCTTACGCAAATACACTGGATGGTTTGAGCATTGCGATAGTCTATTTACAACAACAAGACAATAA